In the Streptomyces sp. 3214.6 genome, CGCTTCCCGGGTCGTCGACTCGATCACCCGCGACATCCGCTAGGAGCACCATGGCCCTGAACGGCACCCAGATCCTCGAAGCCGACGACACCAAGATCGAGCCGGTCCCCGTCCCCGAGTGGGGCGGGGAGGTCCTCGTGCGCGGCCTGACAGGGATCGAGCGCGACGACTACGAGGCGAGCATCCAGCAGATCCGGCCCAAGCCGGACGGCACGAAGGAAGTCGTGTTCGTCCGCGGCAATGCTCGCGCCCGGCTGCTGGTGAAGTGCCTGATCGACGAGCAGGGCAACCGGCTCTTCAAGGACAGCGACGCCCCCGCGCTCGGCAAGAAGAACGGCGCCATCATCGACAAGTTGTACGACGTCGCCGCCGAACTGTCCGGCATGGGCGACGCCAACGAGGCGGAGATCGAGGGAAACTCCGAAGCCGGCCAGACCGGCGACTCCTCTTCGTCCTCGCCCGAGACCTCGGACGAACCGTCGGAGAGCTCCTCAGAAGCATCAGTTCCTACGAGCTGAGCGAGTGGAGGGCGCTCTACCGCATCGAGGCGGAAGAGCGCGAGGCGGAAGAGCGACGGGCCGCCGGCGGCCCCACCAAGTCCCGTACACCGAACCTGTAGACACCGGCCTGATCAGCCCCGGACCGCGCGCACGCGCGAGAAGGGGGCGCAGCCGTGGCCACGAGCACCATCGTCTACGCCCTCGTCGGCCGCGACCGTGCATCCGCCGTGTTCCGGCAGGTCGGCCGCAACGCGAACCGGCTGGCGTCCACCTCGTCGAAAATCGGCGCCGCCATCAAGACGGGGCTGGCGGTCGGCGCGGTCGGTGTGGTCGGACTGGGCGCCGCGAGTCTGAAGGCTGCGGGCGACTTCGAGAAGAACATGAACCGCGTCGCCGCCCTGTCGGGCGCGACCGGGAAGAACCTGGAGAAGCTCCGC is a window encoding:
- a CDS encoding phage tail assembly chaperone, producing MALNGTQILEADDTKIEPVPVPEWGGEVLVRGLTGIERDDYEASIQQIRPKPDGTKEVVFVRGNARARLLVKCLIDEQGNRLFKDSDAPALGKKNGAIIDKLYDVAAELSGMGDANEAEIEGNSEAGQTGDSSSSSPETSDEPSESSSEASVPTS